Genomic DNA from Luteolibacter sp. Y139:
GGCACTCTCGAAACGATGTGCGGGAAGGTGGGAATTCGTCATTGCTTTCGCGGGACCCGCCTCCTTAATCGCGCCCGCATCATGGCCGAAGACTCCGCCGATACCCCGCGCCCGCTCGCCGAAATTTCCCACGGCCCGTCTGCCTTCGAGGCATTTCTTGACCGTAACCAGAAGGGCATGATCGCGCTTGGCGTGGTCCTCGCGCTCGGTGCTGCCGGCTATATCGTGGTCCGTGGCATCAAGCAGGAGTCCGAGGAAGACGCCGGAGCGATCCTGATGAAATCCGAAGGCGTCTCCCAGCTCCAGAAGCTGGTGAAGGAGAAGCCTGACACTGCCGCTGCGGGCAGCGCGGAGCTGGTGATCGCCGCCAAGCAATGGGATGCGGGTGACCAGGGAGGTGCGGTGGAAACCCTGCGCGCGTTCATTTCCGCCAAGCCGCAGCATCCGGGCGTGATCAGCGCCAAGGCCAGCCTGGCTTCGCGCCTGGTGCAGATGGGCCAGAAGGACGAGGCGAAGAAGATTTTCACAGAATTGGCCGCTGATCCTGCGGCGCGCTACATCGCGCCCTATGCGCTGGTTTCGCTCGGCGATCTGGACAAGGCGGATGGCAAGCTGGACGAGGCCGAGAAGTCCTACAAGAAGGCGCAGAGCGACTTCGGCAGCAATCCGCTGAACAATCTCGCCGGCCAGCGCCTGAAGCTGCTGCGTTTCCACGCGCCGACGGAAATCGACGCGCCGCCCACGCCGCCGGCTCCCAAGGAAGGCGCAGGGCTGACACCGGGTGCTCCGGACGCTGCCTCGCTGCCGAAGGAGCTGAGCAACAATCCGCTGGGCAACATCCTCGGCGGTGGCGCGACGCCCGCTCCGGAAGAAGCCCCGGCGACGCCCGCCGAGCCACCGACTCCGCCCACCGAGCCGCAAACCCCGCCTGTGGAAGCTCCAAAGGAGTAACCTGATAGGGGAAATCAATTGACTTTCAACATCACCGCATTCCCTATTCCTACGCCATGAGCAATAGCTTCGGATTTCGCAAGATCACCGGCAACAAGCCGGAGGAACCCGCCGCCCCCACCGCACCGACGCCG
This window encodes:
- a CDS encoding tetratricopeptide repeat protein, which translates into the protein MAEDSADTPRPLAEISHGPSAFEAFLDRNQKGMIALGVVLALGAAGYIVVRGIKQESEEDAGAILMKSEGVSQLQKLVKEKPDTAAAGSAELVIAAKQWDAGDQGGAVETLRAFISAKPQHPGVISAKASLASRLVQMGQKDEAKKIFTELAADPAARYIAPYALVSLGDLDKADGKLDEAEKSYKKAQSDFGSNPLNNLAGQRLKLLRFHAPTEIDAPPTPPAPKEGAGLTPGAPDAASLPKELSNNPLGNILGGGATPAPEEAPATPAEPPTPPTEPQTPPVEAPKE